The DNA sequence cgaagagatgtcatatcgatcacaagttcaatatggagtaccgcaaggctcagtactaggaccgttgctgttcactctgtacatgctacccttgggagatatcattaggaagcatggcgttagttttcactgttacgctgatgatactcagctctatatttcttcaaaccctgacgaaacttaccaattcacaaaattaacagaatgcatagctgatataaaaaattggatgaccagtaatttcctactactaaattaaaaaaaaacagattctaatttttggaccaaaaacttcttcacgtaataacctagaataatgtctaacacttgatggctgctctgttaagtcttcgtcgtcacttaggaacctgggtgtgctctttgataccaatctttcatttgtaggccatgttactagcatctgcaaaaccgcattcttccatcttaaaaatatatctaaactatgacatatgctctcaatgaaaaatgcagaacagttagttcatgcgttcatgacctcaaggctagattactgtaacgctctactgggtggttgttctgctcgcctgataaataaactacagctcgtacaaaatgcagcagctagagttcttactagaactaggaagtatgaccatattagcccagttctgtcaacactgcattggcttcctgttaaacatcgtatagattttaaaatcttgctaattacttacaaagcactaaatggtttagctccccagtacctgagtgagctcctaattcattatagtccttcacgtctattgcgatctcagaattcaggccagccgataatacctagaatatcaaaatcaaccgcaggcggtagatccttctcctatttggcacctaaactctggaacaatcttcctagcattgttcgggaagcagacacactctgtcagtttaaatctagactaaaaacgcatttctttaacttggcatacacataacacattaccaatttatattttcaaatctgttaaaggattattaggctgcataaattaggtcagccggaaccgggaacacttcctataacgcctgatgtactcgttacatcagaagaagaatggcatctacgctaatattagtctttctggttatcccgaggttcaccgtagtcaaccggatccgggccgtatccaggtgagaccaaggacctgcgccttgacacgaccacaacacagccctgaagtatcagcagagattgagtcaactagatcatccactgtgagggcctcatcgacacgacagccacgacacagttcctcaacaaccgtccataccgccgtgatgaatacgatcctcaattggatggaactggaataaatactttgaatgttgcgatcctgtcggacttatgatagctacctgaatcgtaacaaagcactgttggccagaggagaactggccccccgactaagcctggtttctcccaaggtttttttctccatttaaacacctatttgccacttgcctgccacctgatgtcaccagatggagtttgggttccttgccgctgtcgcctttggcttgcttagttggggacacttgacatttgacttgacatttgatattcaacagtgctttgatatgcctgcattgacactattcttttaagagctgctgtgcagccaaataatataccagttatcaatgtaaagctgctttgacacaatctacattgtaaaaagcgctatataaataaaggtgacttgacttgacttcttTTTAGCAATGCATTTGGAAAACACTGCCTTATATAAAACCAGAAATAACAAAAATCAATTCATCAGAAAAAGTAACAGCAATGAAAAGTTCTCACAACAAGACCATCAAAGAACTGAAGCACACAGTAGACGTTCAAGAGTTTGGAGACGAGCGCCACAATATGCCTACAAAATAAGACACAATCATCAGTACAGTACTATGTTTAAAGAACATCTTTCTGATAAAGAACATCAGTCTGATTTGGGAAAACAAATACTTACCCATCTGATGTAAATAAGAAACCAATGACGGTTTTTGTTGATGCTAGCACAAGACCCTGCAAAACAGCCAAGGCAGCTGCATCCAGATgataaaggaaaagaaaaaaagacatgtcAAACATGAGCAGACAATGAAAGATGAATGTGCCTCAAAGGAATATGACTGTTTGTAAACCTGTGCAGGTGAGAGAGACCTTGCTGGTGCGGATCGCTCCGGCCGTATCTCCAGCTCCAAGTGCATTGCCAACACGTACACATGCTGCACCTTGAATCCCTAATGGAAACTGTAAAACATGTTAAGAAAATAAACtactgttccaaagtttggggtcagaaagattttttaatgctttaaaagaagaattctcttctgctcaccaaggccgCATTTATGTGAACAAagatacagtaatattgtaaaacaatttataataactgttttctattttaatatattttaaaatgcaatttattcctgtgatggcaaagctgaattttcagcatcagtacttctcttcagtgtcacatgatccttcagaaatcattctaatatgctgatttgctgcttaagaaacatttgttattattatcaatgttgaaaacggttgtgcaGTTCTCTATGATTCTTTATAGCCTATACTTGTTGTTTGTCTGGTTATGTGTCAAGTAAATAATTGTTTGATAAGGGAAGTAGTGGGAGAAAGGAAGCATGTGTTATGTTGACCGTTcgctgggagtttgattgacaggcaatctaaccaatcataacgccgaatccaccattttgtccaacaaagcagtcaggggagttagtagattaacgttggtggacttgaacttgaaaaatgatgtgtactgacatctttctgtggttgaaatgtggttcattcatgtttatttgatgatataaattaagagatgatcggttcatgagcAGCTTGATCTGAGGAGCTACAGCAAAGACactaaagagccacaaaacggtatatattgtttaaatttctttaaaaattacaaaatttgaaatttgagactttgtttcatatcaaaagtaacctgctctgccTTGTCTGTCGATGCGTTGTCAGCTTCCTCTTTGCTCTGCgttgtatttttcactgtggcGTAAGAgggccatggcttgtcggacatagaaacacagtaactaaagggggcgggtcttcaCGAACGGTCAATTGGGTAAATATTGGGGCTTAAATTACCATGTAGTTGATAAAAGCCAACATAATGACTGCATGTTGAGCTGCAAGATCCAACTCTCCCAGCATGCCTGAAAGAGACGGACATAAGTGAATGTGTTTGACGGTATTATAATGTTGCATGTAAGTGGTTTCTCTTTCTAGTTAAAGCTTTTACACAAGCCTTTTCTATTTCCTGTAGCAATCATGCATGAAAAATAATCAGAGGCTAAAATTAATAGCCTGAAACCACATTAAGCACTACATCCAAACAAACATTGTAATTGGAGGACATTCTTCATGTCTAGgcctaataaaatgtataatccTATTACATTTTACAGGCAGTGTTTTCTGTATATTAGCACAAagggtttgtttttttgactttAGTCCTTAGAAATGACCTGCTAGGAACCCTCCAACCTCATAAATCCACCACTCGAAGCAGAGCATCATTGTACTGGGGATGGCCAATTTCATATATCCATCCCACTCCTGCAGTGAGTCACATGACCAGCCTGTGGTGGGCAGATATCGCAGACACAGATGGAGTggtattttatgcatttatttaaacattgtaGGAAGCTTGTATGGTTTATCAGTAAGTTTAACTAGCTTGTTAGCTTACCTCCCCATGTTTGAACGTGGAGCTTCTTCcagcaaatatataaaaataggaAAACACAAATATAGATCTGAGATATGGTATTGGCAGCAGCAGATCCACTGAAATACAAATACCAGAAAAATGCATGATTTTAAAACTGGTACAGTAGTTGTATATCTTTATATAGATGGACATATAAGCAAtatcaaaagaaaaagtgcCCTGTGGTTAACAGATGGATTGCgtgtaatattgtttttatacaatattttaaaattgcgTTCCGAGgggtaaaataaagcaataaaccctgtgaagccgtggtttacagtgaatttataacagctaagggccgttgttaggcatgacgtGGAGCGGAGTGCCtaaaacccccttagctgttataaattcactgtaaaccacagcttcacagggcttattgcttttataaaacggttaccacacaatacaaatattaaagccaaaaaatatcaatgcaactttcatgaagtaaattcattaaaagccttccttccgctggaaaaaaatagtccctgaccatgaacagcaacagaacattagatgagcgagtcactcagacgcaaagacttttatattgaaacttgttgtgaacacggaacaagacgcaaatgctttgactagcgctgtcagtgtccGCAGGGCATGAGAAAAAcccattaactgttaaaaggacaagatcgcagcggatattcaaacagattttttattatgagaactgacctgaaggaaaatgacaaatctgaatgcaggtaatacacttggtcactcgatatctctctcacaacactcttctacataatacagtaagcttcaattaacaaaatcaaTTGAGAACTTATTTTTACGTTGcaaagagtggttgctaagacagatgcagcaacatacacattcaGTGGCGCAGCGATACGTGTAATGCGGCCAGCTGTAtattttacaacggcttcgaacacggctcaaccaatcagaatcaagggccgaactatccgttttataatcCGCGTTTTTGGCGGGGTTTTTCGCCTACGGTTTTATGAATTtgaacatactgtttttcgcctattATATAATAGgaaagtatgcaatttcggattCAGACAGTCACTTGATTCGTTCCTGAATAAATCAGATTGTTTTAATGAACTTGACGCCACCTACCTGCGTAGCGATGTAAACTGCAGAAATGGAACGTGCAAACAGGCACAAGCGAAATCGATATGAAAAATCCCTGTAGCCTACTGCAGGACTAAATATTAGGGATCTTGGAACAGCGCTTGAACAATCAATTTTATAGGACAGTAACTAACTGTTGCATAATTTTGTGTAAATGAGTGACAGGGATGACAGCTCCTCAGACTTACTATAACCCAAGGTCCAACCAGTTGATAAGGATGTAGTTTGTCACCACATTTGCAACGTTGGCTGCAATGGCTGCATACATCTGAGGCAGAGTCACACCCTACAGGCCCAAAACAGCCACTGTCAAAGCATCCTTTGGATTTACAGTCACTGCTGTGACATTACATTGAGTGACACTTATgaagttacatttaaaaatcgTACAGCAAGATGATCTCTGCCAGTAAAGATCATAATGTAACAGTTGGAGGCTGACTGTGATAGTTAGGATACTCTGCAGGTCTTAAGATCTTGCATGCAACAATGCTTTTGAAGAGCTCAGCTAAGGTGCTTATCTACATTTATCTGCCAAAGAAGATTGCATACCTGGTTCTGGAGATAGGCTACTTGCAGCTGATGCAAAAACATAGCCTATgtgaagaaagagagaaagggaaacACTGAAGGTGGGGTGTATATGTGTATCATATTTCAAGctatataatgtaaattatatgACTGTGCTGGCAAGAAGAAAATGACGCTATTTTTTTATGACTCACTGGGACTGCTGGCAGGTAACAGACCACATAGAGTTGAGCTATCCTGAAAAGGAACACATTTGTAACTGTGATATAGAGGACAAGGCACCatgaatgattttaaaaagaaGGCTGTGAGTTATCACAGCAGAATAAATCTGCTGCACACTGTCATTTCCATCCTGGCCTGCATCTAAATTGAGTATTAGAATGTGTGTCTGTGCACATTAAAATGCCTCATTTAACAACATCGTCAACATTTATTTAGGAAAGGAAGTTGCAAAATACGTTTGAGATAGGGAGGACTGTCATTCTCAGACGCTATCTTGTTTGCTCAAAACCTTGGGAATCTATAACTTTACACTTACATGAATAAATATTGCTCATTTTTGGGGGGGTTCTAAACATTCTAAATAGTAAACAAGTCATTCAGCACATACTTTTTTTATCAACCTAGATTTAGCCTCACGACTCACTCGCAGAGTTTCAAACTGCAATTTTCAATGGACTGTATGCCACCACAccataaaattttaaatcagtatttttgtcttttaatcCTGTAAAACATCTGAACATCTATAAAAACAAGAttttcttgagaagcaaaatttcataaaatatgttttagagAATATATATCTTGTCTTGTTTTTGCCTTGTTTTTAGCATAAACATCAATAGATTTTGTTAGAGTTAAGAAAGGAAAAGCAAAAGCATATGAAAGTGatatgtgaaggccaagtatggtaacccatactcagaattcaTCCTCTGCTTTAACCCATGTGGATTAGTGCACACTTATTAGGAGTAGTGTGTAGTGAACAGACACAtctggagcagtgggcagccattttgggggttaggtgccttgctaaAGGGCACCTCAATCATTTCCTGTcggtattgagaatcaaacccacaaccttctggttaccagtctgactctctaaccattaggtcATGACTGatctatatatatgtatatgtatgtatgtatatgtatattgggtttactttattttgatggtcccctttagacattctgttgactatagccacgtttccaccgcaggaactttccccaggaactagggactttggagtggtactcggtgtggaaccagggtctaaatgaagttccgggtaaaaatttccccctcggGAAGTACCTGCTCGCTAGGTAGTACTTTTCCAGAGTTCCAGAACTTTCAGAGGTGGGACAtgggtgctgaacatgctgattagttgagttcacacagcattttgattggttgactccacagcattttatttcaaccaccatttttaaaagtctgttgtggtgcgtcaacaatggagtttaaaaattcGACTGATGGGCCGAtgacgaggttcaggctttattaagcttatatgcggaggatgAAATCCAGCAGGAACTGGAAAGTTTCGTCACCGGACTTAATCTTCATGGTACTTTAGATTGCGATGGAAACACATActgcaacaggtctgggggaaaaaagttcctgggacaaattgttccggtgGAAAGGTTATGGTTATGGTTAGTAAAAtaaggggttagggttagtagaataagttgacatgtacttgcaaagatacttatagtcagtagaatgtctgttggggagcatcaaaataaagtgttagcagttattaagcatAAAGTCTACTAATATTCTAATGAGAGTTAATTGACATGTAGGTAtgtatagtcaacagaatgtctaaagaggACCAtcaaagtaaagtgttaccaacttattttttttctgtattttttgaaTCACCTGGCCACCTCTGGGTCTTGACCCAGCAGCAGAAGGATGGGTTGGGTGTTGATGAGCAGAGCCCAACATGGCAAACAGAAGAGCAGGAGGATCAGGACACTTCTCTGCAAGATGATGCCAACACGCTGCAGATTCTTCCCACCAAAGGTCTGAGAGGAACATAAGGCCAAATCTTAGACAAAACTCTTTTTAAATTGATACTGTATTCATGAAATTCAGAACTTCAGCAGAACCTTATACTGTATTAAATTGCAGGAGTTCCAGTGGGgtacaaaaaaatgcatattttgtaataagtaagtaaattaataaataaataaatttgcccccgtttttttttttttttttaatcctagATCTTCAGTGTGGTCtgagacttttggaccccactgcaTATCAACACATATTTTCATACCTGAGAGATAAGGGTGTCAGCCGCCAGCGCAAGACCTCCACCTGTAGCTGCAGTTGTTATGTTTATCGTCTGATAAATCAGAATAACAAGCATCAGCTACTTCTCAGCCATGCTCTGAACTACTTCAGTACACTAGCTTCAAAACCAGAGGCTTATGATATGTCAAACCCCTGATGACTGAACTTTACGATACTGTGCCAACATTTGCATTTCATACACCAATGTTTCTCTTTTACCACAAAGCAAACAGTGTGTAGCACTCCAGAGGAACAATAAGCAGACTGAAACAAACTCACAGCTGAGGCCATTCCATAACCAGCCAGCACACTGTTTCCCAGGCGACCGCAAAACATTGTTATGACAAACGGCAGGAGATAATTCAGAATGCGCGATGCAACCTGGAATGACAACCTGAGAATTCTCAGTGAATGAGAAGAATATGAGAGCACTAAGCCATTTGGAAGAATAATGGCAGTTCTTTGCTTTTCTGGTTTGCAGATTAATTATTTGCCACATGAGATGAAAGTGATATAAAACTTCcaaagtttctgttatgttaatatgaatacatgaatattttatccttatattcattttcatgtgCATACATTAGTGTAAGTGAGAGAAAGAAGCTGAGTTCATACCAGGGGTCCGGTCATTCGCAGGATGTGGTAGAGCTCCTGTCTGTAGATCAGAGGGATGCAACGTCTCACGAATCTACAGCAAAAAAGCTTGGAACTAGGCTCCATTGACGAAGCTTCAGTCCTGGGACTTGAAACATCCATGAGCTCCTTCGACCTGATCTGCAGTGAGGCCGAGACGCAACAGGGGACTATCCTGCTGCTGCAGCTGTGTTTCTTACAGGTCAATGTGGCAAAGTTTCACCATCTTAAAAGCTTACTGATTAGATGAAGCCACTTTCAATACTGTGTATGAGCGGACGTGTTGAAATTTGCAGTTAGATGACCTAAATACTACAGAGACCACTTATACAACCCCAAATCCAGAAAAGTATTTTGTAAAATCTGTGATTTTGTTGATTctctttaacctttatttaactgacgaaaataaagaaaaaaattccaATGTTTTCATTGGccaaataattgtattttgtgaatataaacaaattttgattttgatggctggaACACACtacaaaaaagttgggacagaggcatgtttaccactgtgtcagttacactttttaaatgtttgggaATTAAGGATAATAATTGTCGCAGTTTTGCACGTGGAATTTTTGCCCAATCTCGCCTGATACAAGTCAGCTACTCAACAGTCCGTGGTCATCGttgtctgattctccttttcatgaTGGGCAATACATTTTCAATGGGAGACAAATCTGTACTGTAGGCAGGCTAGTCAAGCACATCCACTCTACTGTGTAGAGTTTCTACGAAACCACTCTGTTGTAACGCATGCAGAATGTGGCCTGGCATAGTCTTGCTTCCCAGGAAAGATATCATCTTGACGGCAGTTTATGTCTCTGTACAATCCCAGTATACGTCTCCACGTTAATGCACTGACgcacccccataccatgacagatgtttgcttttgcacctgTCGCTGATGAATGTCTGGATGGTCCCTTTCGAGTTTGGGACTGAGAACTCAATGTCAGTTTttcccaaaaatgacatttctgtcattaagtactctataagaccttcattcatcttcggaacacaagatatttctgataaaatagaagggtttctgaaccacacacaggcagcaatgtcattgcacctttcaaggcccagaaaggtagtagtAGGCAACATCgctaaaatagtccatgtgactacagtggttcaaccttaatgttatgaagtgacaagaatactttttgtggataggagcgtaggagactgacaggaaagagaagaaagaataaagtcatttttttttattgtttttttattgtttttgttcacaaaaagtattcttgtcacttcataaaatcaaggttgaaccactgtagtcacatggactagtTTTTTCTACCTTTCTGGTAGAAAATCTCAATTTTTTCAGAATGATTGACCGATTCACGATTTCGATTtctttttactgtttaactagtcaacttaaaaacttaactacaatatgatttaagtaacattctctttattaacaatctggttaaaaaaagttccaagtgcaccacacatgaagcgatcaacatggtgtaaatgtaaaacaatttgttaaatatctttgcagaaaatatgcctaaaatatgaaggcaaatgttgtacaaacttatcttaaacacatcctatatactcagaaataatataagaaaatgctaaatatttcttagacaaaaagtaatagcaataaataacaccagtaataggctattattaacagcaaatgctttgtaaaaacagaaaacaacagcagctttcagcctgtcaccatcatgcaaacatgaaatatcaaacatacagcaGTAGtcctttacaggtttttgcattcctttgcgctatttgtcctattgtttttatgtttggcggacatatttaggtgttgcacttgtgtctcgcgtcttttgcagcgtctcacccatgaaacggcattctaaaaacacggcggtcaagttaaaaatagttcaactcgcgtttaatatctttgccttttttttttctcattccactgcccgcgtctcatttttataacgcaataacccatttctgaatgaacagccgcttaagaatagtgatgtgttctacgttcatagagcgtcacatgagagcggttaatcaggcgcgccggcgccatcatgaggtcggatcattttcttctcctaatacggttatcattgctgtgtattgtcaacatgtctaattgtaacgcttgtaacattttattcaaaatcgcgatttctcgatttaaaaaaaataataaaatcgaggcaaaacattaaattcgaattaatcgaaaaaatcgCCCGGCCCTAccttctgggccttgaaaggtgcCATGACATTGCTACCATGGTTCAGATAcctctcaaatttcatcaaaaaggtctaacaggtttggaacgtcatgagggtgagtacttaatgacagaaatttcatgtttgggtgaactaacccttattataattatttcatcatttggcacttctttttcataaaCATTTAGGCTATTCTTTAAAAGTGCTAAACGATTCATTAATAGAACCATAAGCAACTGGAATGGTTCC is a window from the Ctenopharyngodon idella isolate HZGC_01 chromosome 15, HZGC01, whole genome shotgun sequence genome containing:
- the slc47a4 gene encoding solute carrier family 47 member 4 isoform X2, which produces MDVSSPRTEASSMEPSSKLFCCRFVRRCIPLIYRQELYHILRMTGPLVASRILNYLLPFVITMFCGRLGNSVLAGYGMASATINITTAATGGGLALAADTLISQTFGGKNLQRVGIILQRSVLILLLFCLPCWALLINTQPILLLLGQDPEVARIAQLYVVCYLPAVPAMFLHQLQVAYLQNQGVTLPQMYAAIAANVANVVTNYILINWLDLGLYGSAAANTISQIYICVFLFLYICWKKLHVQTWGGWSCDSLQEWDGYMKLAIPSTMMLCFEWWIYEVGGFLAGMLGELDLAAQHAVIMLAFINYMFPLGIQGAACVRVGNALGAGDTAGAIRTSKVSLTCTAALAVLQGLVLASTKTVIGFLFTSDGHIVALVSKLLNVYCVLQFFDGLVCVSMGILLGSGQQKIAAVANFFGYYCIGLPLGISLMFAAKLDVVGFWLGLLICVCVQSSFFIAVIFRLNWERVTKEAVERAGKNKISAVSPDGRHSENGDEYITVSSNDQDEGPNVTHVEQKPVALLSTAQLILRRGLTTFAALLILAVGIAIHLIVPLPDVSSALRSNTTLESNFTTPSTLIHSTSISV
- the slc47a4 gene encoding solute carrier family 47 member 4 isoform X3, which produces MDVSSPRTEASSMEPSSKLFCCRFVRRCIPLIYRQELYHILRMTGPLVASRILNYLLPFVITMFCGRLGNSVLAGYGMASATINITTAATGGGLALAADTLISQTFGGKNLQRVGIILQRSVLILLLFCLPCWALLINTQPILLLLGQDPEVARIAQLYVVCYLPAVPAMFLHQLQVAYLQNQGVTLPQMYAAIAANVANVVTNYILINWLDLGLYGSAAANTISQIYICVFLFLYICWKKLHVQTWGGWSCDSLQEWDGYMKLAIPSTMMLCFEWWIYEVGGFLAGMLGELDLAAQHAVIMLAFINYMFPLGIQGAACVRVGNALGAGDTAGAIRTSKVSLTCTAALAVLQGLVLASTKTVIGFLFTSDGHIVALVSKLLNVYCVLQFFDGLVCVSMGILLGSGQQKIAAVANFFGYYCIGLPLGISLMFAAKLDVVGFWLGLLICVCVQSSFFIAVIFRLNWERVTKEAVERAGKNKISAVSPDGRHSENGDEYITVSSNDQDEGPNVTHVEQKPVALLSTAQLILRRGLTTFAALLILALIGKPSKVVNADLKNEQL